The proteins below come from a single Parazoarcus communis genomic window:
- the urtB gene encoding urea ABC transporter permease subunit UrtB → MNRLLMRLALLFATLVALSSPARAALDPALVAGFAGDFSSRISTIEALGVDGSEDARRVVNALEAGNLGVAADKVVILDGETVRDAASGEALEIAVADVDTITVNNRVRRSIATANAAFELVSPDAATRLASANVLIENASEALLPLFERTLASEQDEAVRSVISRAAARINLGSADAAKRLKAVEALGESSDPAVKNMLAALLEKQGEGKQATWVEPDAKVRDAAEEAIRAIEGRIATAQTIGTVFSGLSLGSILLLAALGLAITYGVMGIINMAHGELLMVGAYATFMVQGLFRNYLPAYVDWYVVAAVPAAFFAAALVGIAMERLVLRHLYGRPLESLLATWGLSLVLIQAARVIFGPQNLELANPSWMSGGIELAAGVVLPFNRIVIIGFAGFVLVLIWLMMQKTRLGMFVRAVTQNRPMAGCVGVPTARVDTLAFAIGSGVAGLGGLALSQIANVGPAMGTGYIVDAFMVVVLGGVGQLAGAVWAALGLGIVAKFLEGWAGAVIAKILVLVFIIIFIQKRPQGIFALKGRFADS, encoded by the coding sequence ATGAACCGATTGCTGATGCGGCTCGCGCTGCTCTTCGCCACCCTTGTCGCCCTCTCCAGTCCCGCCCGCGCCGCGCTCGATCCTGCGCTGGTCGCCGGCTTTGCCGGTGACTTCTCTAGCCGCATCAGTACGATTGAAGCACTTGGCGTGGATGGCAGCGAGGATGCCCGCCGTGTGGTGAACGCGCTTGAGGCCGGCAATCTGGGCGTGGCAGCTGACAAGGTCGTGATTCTCGATGGCGAGACCGTGCGCGATGCCGCCAGCGGTGAAGCCCTCGAAATCGCCGTCGCCGATGTCGATACCATTACCGTGAATAACCGAGTGCGGCGCTCGATCGCCACCGCGAACGCTGCGTTCGAGCTGGTTTCACCCGATGCAGCAACGCGTCTGGCCAGCGCCAACGTGCTGATCGAGAACGCCAGCGAAGCGCTGTTGCCGCTGTTCGAGCGTACCCTCGCCAGCGAACAGGATGAGGCTGTACGCAGCGTGATCAGCCGCGCCGCAGCCCGGATCAACCTGGGTTCTGCCGATGCGGCCAAGCGCCTGAAGGCGGTCGAGGCCCTCGGCGAATCGTCCGATCCCGCCGTCAAGAACATGCTCGCCGCGCTGCTTGAGAAGCAGGGCGAGGGCAAGCAAGCCACCTGGGTCGAGCCCGACGCCAAGGTCCGTGACGCGGCCGAAGAGGCCATCCGCGCCATCGAGGGCCGCATCGCCACCGCGCAGACGATCGGTACCGTGTTCTCCGGTTTGTCGCTGGGCTCCATCCTGCTGCTTGCGGCGCTGGGCCTCGCCATCACCTACGGCGTGATGGGCATCATCAACATGGCCCATGGCGAGCTGCTGATGGTCGGCGCTTACGCCACCTTCATGGTGCAGGGGCTGTTTCGCAATTATCTTCCTGCCTATGTCGACTGGTACGTGGTCGCGGCCGTCCCCGCAGCCTTCTTCGCTGCTGCACTGGTAGGCATCGCGATGGAGCGCCTGGTGCTGCGCCACCTCTATGGCCGCCCGCTGGAGAGCCTGCTCGCGACCTGGGGTCTGTCGCTGGTGCTGATCCAGGCTGCGCGCGTGATCTTCGGGCCGCAGAACCTCGAGCTGGCCAACCCGAGCTGGATGTCGGGCGGGATCGAGCTCGCAGCCGGCGTGGTGCTGCCGTTCAACCGTATCGTGATCATCGGTTTTGCCGGCTTCGTGCTGGTGCTGATCTGGCTGATGATGCAGAAGACCCGGCTCGGCATGTTCGTCCGCGCCGTGACCCAGAACCGTCCGATGGCGGGTTGTGTCGGGGTGCCGACCGCACGTGTCGATACGCTGGCTTTTGCCATCGGTTCGGGCGTGGCCGGTCTTGGTGGCCTGGCCCTGTCGCAGATTGCCAACGTCGGTCCGGCCATGGGCACGGGCTACATCGTCGATGCTTTCATGGTGGTGGTGCTCGGCGGTGTCGGCCAGCTGGCCGGTGCAGTGTGGGCGGCGCTTGGTCTGGGCATCGTGGCCAAATTCCTCGAAGGCTGGGCGGGCGCGGTGATCGCGAAGATTCTGGTGCTGGTGTTCATCATCATCTTCATCCAGAAGCGGCCTCAGGGGATCTTTGCGCTGAAGGGGCGGTTTGCGGATAGCTGA
- the urtA gene encoding urea ABC transporter substrate-binding protein gives MQTRRSFIKALALSASIAAIGAPIGAHAADTIKVGILHSLSGTMAISETALKNVALMTIEEINAKGGVMGKMLEPVVVDPASNWPLFAEKARQLVAQDKVAAVFGCWTSVSRKSVNPVFKELNGLLFYPVQYEGEELEKNVFYTGAAPNQQAIPAVEYLMSEEGGSAKRFVLLGTDYVYPRTTNKILRAFLKSKGVAESDIMEDYTPFGHSDYQTIIANIKKFASEGKKTAVISTINGDSNVPFYKELGNAGLKATDVPVVAFSVGEEELRGVDTKPLVGHLAAWNYFMTVKNPENDSFISKYKAWAKKNGVPNADTVVTNDPMEATYVGIYMWKQAVEKAKSTDTDKVIAALGGQTFKAPSGFTLTMDKTNHHLHKPVYIGEVRADGQFDVVWKTKSPIRAQPWSPFIAGNEGKQGL, from the coding sequence ATGCAGACTCGTCGCAGCTTCATCAAGGCACTGGCCCTTTCCGCTTCCATTGCAGCGATCGGCGCGCCGATTGGCGCACATGCAGCCGACACCATCAAGGTCGGCATCCTGCACTCGCTCTCGGGCACGATGGCCATCTCCGAGACCGCGCTGAAGAACGTTGCGCTGATGACGATCGAAGAGATCAACGCCAAGGGCGGCGTGATGGGCAAGATGCTCGAGCCTGTGGTGGTCGACCCCGCTTCCAACTGGCCGCTGTTCGCCGAGAAGGCCCGCCAGCTCGTGGCGCAGGACAAGGTGGCCGCAGTGTTCGGCTGCTGGACCTCGGTGAGCCGCAAGTCGGTGAACCCGGTGTTCAAGGAGCTCAACGGTCTGCTCTTCTACCCGGTACAGTACGAAGGCGAAGAGCTTGAGAAGAACGTGTTCTACACCGGTGCTGCCCCCAACCAGCAGGCCATTCCCGCCGTGGAATACCTGATGAGCGAAGAGGGCGGCTCGGCCAAGCGTTTCGTGCTGCTCGGCACCGACTACGTGTATCCGCGCACGACCAACAAGATCCTGCGCGCCTTCCTCAAGAGCAAGGGCGTGGCCGAGTCGGACATCATGGAGGACTACACCCCCTTCGGCCATTCCGACTACCAGACCATCATCGCCAACATCAAGAAGTTCGCGTCCGAAGGCAAGAAGACGGCGGTCATCTCGACCATCAACGGCGACTCCAACGTGCCCTTCTACAAAGAACTGGGCAACGCTGGCCTGAAGGCGACGGACGTGCCGGTGGTGGCGTTCTCGGTGGGTGAAGAAGAGCTGCGCGGCGTCGATACCAAGCCGCTGGTCGGTCACCTTGCCGCCTGGAACTACTTCATGACGGTGAAGAACCCCGAGAACGATTCCTTCATCTCCAAGTACAAGGCCTGGGCGAAGAAGAACGGTGTGCCGAACGCCGACACCGTGGTCACCAACGACCCGATGGAAGCGACCTACGTCGGTATCTACATGTGGAAGCAGGCGGTCGAGAAGGCCAAGAGCACCGATACCGACAAGGTGATCGCTGCGCTTGGCGGCCAGACCTTCAAGGCACCGTCGGGCTTCACCCTGACCATGGACAAGACCAACCACCACCTGCACAAGCCGGTCTACATCGGTGAAGTGCGCGCCGACGGTCAGTTCGACGTGGTGTGGAAGACGAAGTCGCCGATCCGTGCCCAGCCCTGGAGCCCGTTCATTGCCGGCAACGAAGGCAAGCAGGGGCTTTGA
- a CDS encoding DUF6152 family protein, which translates to MKTFAKSQVWLAGLALVIGMFVAQASLAHHGWAWATDVEFELTGTITKARLGNPHGELNVAVKDENWVVEVGQPWRNERAGLSDEMLGVGRVITVHGHRSSNPEQRVMKAERIIIDGKSHNLYPDRKS; encoded by the coding sequence ATGAAAACGTTCGCGAAATCTCAGGTGTGGCTGGCCGGGCTGGCGCTGGTCATTGGCATGTTCGTGGCTCAGGCCTCACTCGCGCATCACGGCTGGGCGTGGGCGACGGACGTGGAGTTCGAGCTGACCGGCACGATCACCAAGGCACGTCTGGGCAACCCGCACGGGGAGTTGAATGTCGCCGTCAAGGATGAAAACTGGGTGGTTGAAGTCGGGCAGCCGTGGCGCAACGAGCGCGCCGGCCTTAGCGACGAGATGCTCGGTGTTGGCCGCGTCATCACGGTGCATGGTCACCGTTCGTCCAACCCTGAACAGCGCGTGATGAAAGCCGAACGCATCATCATTGACGGCAAGAGCCACAACCTCTATCCGGATCGCAAGTCCTGA
- a CDS encoding OmpW/AlkL family protein gives MKKNIAVGILAAACILSSGAAFADESGFMVRARAVSLDWDNDNGDNLQHVGVGKVEADNRWIPEVDISYFFTKNIAAELVLTYPQKVDIKTSALGKIGSVDALPPSLLVQYHFTELGAFKPYVGLGVNFTMFTDRSFDTALGKVSVDANTMGLVAQVGADYMLNKNWSLNIDAKYIQMETDVKLNGGKIGKLGLNPLTLGIGVGYRF, from the coding sequence ATGAAAAAGAATATCGCCGTCGGGATCCTCGCTGCCGCTTGTATCCTGTCCTCCGGTGCCGCTTTTGCAGACGAAAGCGGCTTCATGGTTCGCGCCCGTGCCGTGTCCCTGGATTGGGACAACGACAATGGCGACAACCTTCAGCATGTCGGCGTTGGCAAGGTAGAAGCCGACAATCGCTGGATCCCTGAAGTCGACATCAGCTACTTCTTCACCAAGAACATCGCTGCAGAACTGGTCCTGACCTACCCGCAGAAAGTCGACATCAAGACCTCCGCGCTGGGCAAAATCGGCAGCGTCGATGCCCTGCCGCCGTCACTCCTCGTTCAGTACCATTTCACCGAACTCGGCGCCTTCAAGCCCTATGTTGGTCTGGGTGTGAACTTCACCATGTTTACCGACCGCAGCTTCGACACCGCTCTGGGCAAGGTCTCGGTGGACGCCAACACGATGGGCCTGGTCGCCCAGGTCGGCGCCGATTACATGCTGAACAAGAACTGGTCTCTGAATATCGATGCCAAGTACATTCAGATGGAAACCGACGTCAAACTCAATGGCGGCAAGATCGGCAAGCTCGGGTTGAACCCCCTGACCCTCGGCATCGGCGTCGGCTACCGCTTCTGA
- the dbpA gene encoding ATP-dependent RNA helicase DbpA has translation MNSTPDTPEDGAAPDAPVSAAPAFAELALAPEVLANLNQLGYLTMTPIQAAALPLALGGHDLIAQAKTGSGKTATFALPLLGKLNARSTRVQAMVLCPTRELADQVAKEIRRLARAAENIKVLTLCGGSPIRPQINSLEHGAHVVVGTPGRLLDHLQRDTLRLEALNTLVLDEADRMLDMGFFDDIVAVADACPPHRQTLLFSATYPDGIARLAARFLRQPKTVKLEEQHDSGKIRQRFYEVEHEQRLEGVVKLLQHYRPVSTLAFCNTRQQCRDLLEVLQSHGIHALALHGELDQRERDQVLVQFANRSCSVLVATDVAARGLDIAGLEAVINVDVTPDPEIHVHRIGRTGRADENGWALSLASRADQRRIAAIAEAQKFEPEWHRLDELETTSDAPLLPPMATLQILGGRKDKIRPGDVLGALTGEAGFTREQVGKIQVTDAYTYVAVARDIVSVAVRKLADGKIKGKKVKVRSI, from the coding sequence ATGAACTCGACACCTGACACTCCCGAAGACGGCGCAGCCCCTGACGCACCCGTCTCTGCTGCGCCTGCATTCGCCGAACTTGCCCTCGCGCCCGAAGTCCTGGCCAACCTGAACCAGCTCGGCTACCTCACGATGACGCCAATCCAGGCTGCGGCGCTGCCGCTGGCGCTGGGTGGGCACGATCTCATCGCACAGGCCAAGACCGGCAGCGGCAAGACGGCCACCTTCGCCCTCCCGCTGCTGGGCAAGCTCAATGCGCGCAGCACGCGGGTTCAGGCCATGGTGCTGTGCCCCACGCGCGAACTGGCCGACCAGGTCGCCAAGGAGATCCGGCGCCTGGCGCGCGCGGCCGAGAACATCAAGGTGCTGACCCTGTGTGGCGGCTCGCCGATCCGTCCACAGATCAACAGCCTGGAGCACGGCGCGCACGTCGTTGTCGGCACGCCGGGGCGCCTGCTCGACCACCTGCAGCGCGACACGCTCAGGCTCGAAGCCCTCAACACCCTGGTGCTGGACGAGGCTGACCGCATGCTGGACATGGGCTTCTTCGACGATATCGTCGCCGTTGCCGACGCCTGCCCGCCGCACCGCCAGACCCTGCTGTTCTCCGCCACCTACCCGGACGGCATTGCACGTCTGGCGGCCCGCTTCCTGCGCCAGCCGAAGACGGTGAAGCTCGAGGAGCAGCACGACAGCGGCAAGATCCGCCAGCGCTTCTACGAAGTCGAGCATGAACAGCGCCTTGAAGGCGTGGTGAAGCTGTTGCAGCACTACCGCCCGGTCAGCACCCTGGCCTTCTGCAACACCCGCCAGCAATGTCGCGACCTGCTCGAGGTGCTGCAGTCACACGGTATCCACGCCCTTGCCCTGCATGGCGAGCTGGACCAGCGCGAGCGTGACCAGGTACTGGTGCAATTTGCCAACCGCAGCTGTTCGGTGCTGGTGGCAACCGACGTCGCCGCCCGTGGCCTGGATATCGCCGGGCTGGAGGCGGTGATCAACGTCGACGTCACCCCCGACCCGGAGATCCATGTGCACCGTATCGGCCGCACCGGACGTGCAGACGAGAACGGCTGGGCGCTGAGTCTGGCCAGTCGCGCCGATCAGCGTCGCATCGCCGCCATCGCGGAGGCGCAGAAGTTCGAGCCCGAATGGCACAGGCTCGACGAGCTCGAAACGACCAGCGACGCCCCCTTGCTGCCGCCGATGGCAACCCTGCAGATCCTCGGCGGGCGCAAGGACAAGATCCGGCCCGGCGACGTGCTCGGCGCACTCACCGGCGAAGCCGGCTTCACCCGCGAACAGGTCGGCAAGATTCAGGTCACCGATGCTTACACCTATGTGGCCGTTGCCCGGGATATCGTATCCGTGGCCGTACGCAAACTGGCAGACGGCAAGATCAAGGGCAAAAAGGTCAAGGTCAGGTCGATATAG
- a CDS encoding RcnB family protein, protein MTNGMIKGRLLATFALGLLLSAPGFAEKPEWAGKDKSKDKYEQRDKGNKARTETRSQSREERYDRSPRDDRRDDRRDDRRYDSRERSSNHRFRDHDHDRVVIQNYYRQTYSSKRCPPGLSKKGNGCMPPGLARKWSKGRPLPRDVVFYDLPPAIVIEIGAPPAGHRYVRVAADILLIAIGTGMVVDAIEDLRW, encoded by the coding sequence ATGACGAATGGAATGATCAAGGGTCGCCTGCTGGCCACCTTCGCACTCGGCCTGCTGCTGAGCGCCCCCGGCTTTGCCGAAAAGCCCGAATGGGCCGGCAAGGACAAGAGCAAGGATAAATACGAGCAGCGCGACAAGGGCAACAAGGCTCGCACCGAGACCAGATCGCAATCGCGCGAGGAGCGGTATGACCGCAGCCCCCGCGACGACCGGCGTGATGATCGACGTGACGACCGCAGGTACGACAGTCGTGAACGCTCGAGCAACCATCGATTCCGGGATCACGACCACGATCGGGTCGTCATCCAGAACTACTACCGCCAGACCTATTCCAGCAAGCGTTGCCCGCCCGGGCTGAGCAAAAAGGGGAACGGCTGCATGCCCCCCGGACTGGCCAGGAAATGGTCGAAGGGACGTCCCTTGCCGCGCGATGTCGTCTTCTACGACCTGCCGCCGGCCATCGTGATCGAGATCGGCGCGCCACCGGCGGGTCATCGCTACGTGCGCGTTGCAGCCGACATCCTGCTGATCGCGATCGGTACCGGCATGGTGGTGGATGCGATCGAGGATCTGCGCTGGTAA
- a CDS encoding M48 family metallopeptidase: protein MKYLSGYPEALLAQVRQLMEQGRLADVLAQRYPVAHAVRTDSALYDYVTGLKQDFMRKAAPLSRVNYDNKLHVVRHALGTHTSISRVQGGKLKAKREIRIASVFRDMPPEFLRMIVVHELAHLKEKDHDKAFYQLCAHMEPAYHQLEFDLRVYLCHLDAGGQPLWSAGPEAPAP, encoded by the coding sequence ATGAAATACCTCAGCGGCTATCCCGAAGCCCTCCTTGCCCAGGTTCGTCAGCTCATGGAGCAGGGCAGGCTGGCGGATGTGCTGGCGCAACGCTACCCGGTGGCGCACGCGGTGCGCACCGATAGCGCGCTCTACGACTACGTGACCGGGCTCAAGCAGGACTTCATGCGCAAGGCCGCACCCCTGTCGCGGGTGAACTACGACAACAAGCTGCATGTGGTGCGCCATGCGCTCGGTACCCACACCAGCATCTCGCGGGTACAGGGTGGCAAGCTCAAGGCCAAGCGCGAGATCCGCATCGCCAGCGTGTTTCGCGACATGCCGCCGGAGTTCCTGCGCATGATCGTGGTGCACGAGCTCGCGCACCTGAAGGAGAAAGACCATGACAAGGCCTTCTACCAGCTGTGCGCGCACATGGAGCCGGCCTATCACCAGCTTGAGTTCGACCTGAGGGTGTACCTCTGTCATCTGGATGCGGGTGGCCAGCCGCTGTGGTCGGCCGGCCCGGAAGCGCCCGCACCCTAG
- a CDS encoding ABC transporter ATP-binding protein, producing MFRLFEKLVDPYPEAAPSSPPRGFFAFLWAGTTGLRPFIAGMTLLTATIGAFEALLFAMLGRVVDWLAKVEPASLWAEEGSTVLLLAGIIGGSIALVALQTMLKHQTLAGNFPMRLRWNFHRMMLAQSMAFYQDEFAGRVAAKVMQTALAVRDTILILTDILVFVTIYFVTMIVVVGGFDSWLLLPFIGWLGCYLLSLWWFVPRLSKVSRSQADARSLMTGRITDAYTNIATVKLFSHAGREATHARGAMQEFLHTVHAQMRLVSSIEVVNHTLSMGLIMSTAGVALWLWTQGAVGVGAVAAATAMALRLNGMSHWIMWEMASLFEHVGTVQDGINTLARPHQVVDRPDAQPLKVSRGEICFEQLSFAYGATGPLARRVIDDMSLVIRPGEKIGLVGRSGAGKSTIVNLLLRFYDVEQGRILIDGQDIAHVTQDSLRAQVGMVTQDTSLLHRSVRDNILYGRPDATDEDMIAAARRAEAHDFIQTLTDPHGRTGYDAHVGERGVKLSGGQRQRIAIARVMLKDAPILLLDEATSALDSEVEVAIQASLYRLMEGKTVVAIAHRLSTIAAMDRLVVLDKGRIVEEGDHRSLMAQGGLYARLWSHQSGGFLGEEAGDEVADEVVQAA from the coding sequence GTGTTTCGTCTGTTTGAAAAGCTGGTCGACCCCTATCCCGAGGCTGCACCTTCCTCGCCGCCGCGCGGCTTCTTCGCCTTTCTGTGGGCCGGCACCACCGGTCTGCGCCCCTTCATTGCCGGCATGACGCTGCTCACGGCCACCATCGGCGCCTTCGAAGCCCTGCTGTTTGCGATGCTCGGGCGGGTGGTGGACTGGCTGGCAAAAGTGGAGCCGGCCAGCCTGTGGGCCGAAGAGGGGAGCACTGTCCTGCTGCTTGCGGGGATCATCGGCGGAAGCATCGCGCTGGTGGCCTTGCAGACCATGCTCAAGCACCAGACCCTGGCGGGAAACTTTCCGATGCGGCTGCGGTGGAATTTCCACCGCATGATGCTGGCCCAGAGCATGGCCTTCTATCAGGACGAGTTTGCCGGGCGGGTTGCGGCCAAGGTGATGCAGACCGCACTCGCGGTGCGCGACACCATCCTGATCCTCACCGACATCCTGGTGTTCGTCACCATCTACTTTGTCACCATGATCGTGGTGGTGGGGGGCTTCGACAGCTGGCTGCTGCTGCCCTTCATCGGCTGGCTGGGCTGCTATCTGCTGTCCCTGTGGTGGTTCGTGCCGCGCCTGTCGAAGGTTTCGCGGTCGCAGGCGGACGCGCGCTCGCTGATGACCGGCCGTATCACCGATGCGTACACCAACATCGCGACGGTAAAGCTGTTCTCCCACGCCGGGCGCGAAGCCACGCATGCGCGCGGCGCGATGCAGGAGTTTCTGCACACCGTGCATGCGCAGATGCGGCTGGTGAGCAGCATCGAGGTGGTCAACCACACCCTGAGCATGGGCCTGATCATGAGCACGGCAGGCGTTGCGCTGTGGCTGTGGACGCAGGGCGCGGTGGGTGTCGGTGCGGTGGCGGCCGCAACTGCGATGGCGCTGCGGCTGAATGGCATGTCGCACTGGATCATGTGGGAGATGGCGTCCCTGTTCGAGCATGTGGGCACGGTGCAGGACGGCATCAACACCCTGGCCCGGCCTCATCAGGTTGTGGACCGCCCGGATGCGCAGCCGCTCAAGGTCAGCCGTGGCGAGATCTGTTTCGAGCAGCTGAGCTTTGCCTACGGTGCGACTGGCCCCCTGGCTCGGCGGGTGATCGACGACATGAGCCTGGTGATCCGCCCCGGCGAGAAGATCGGACTGGTCGGGCGTTCCGGTGCGGGCAAATCCACCATCGTCAATCTGCTGCTGCGTTTTTATGATGTCGAGCAGGGGCGCATCCTCATCGACGGGCAGGACATTGCGCATGTGACCCAGGACAGCCTGCGCGCCCAGGTCGGGATGGTGACGCAGGACACCTCGCTGCTGCACCGCTCGGTGCGCGACAACATCCTGTACGGACGCCCGGATGCGACCGATGAAGACATGATCGCGGCGGCCAGGCGCGCCGAGGCCCATGACTTCATCCAGACCCTGACCGATCCTCACGGGCGCACCGGCTACGATGCGCATGTCGGCGAGCGCGGGGTGAAGCTCTCGGGCGGTCAGCGTCAGCGCATCGCGATTGCGCGCGTCATGCTCAAGGATGCGCCCATCCTGCTGCTGGACGAGGCCACGAGCGCGCTCGATTCGGAGGTCGAGGTGGCGATCCAGGCCAGTCTGTACCGCCTGATGGAGGGAAAGACAGTGGTGGCGATTGCGCACCGCCTGTCGACCATTGCCGCGATGGACCGTCTGGTCGTGCTCGACAAGGGGCGCATCGTCGAGGAAGGCGACCATCGCAGCCTGATGGCGCAGGGCGGACTGTATGCGCGACTGTGGTCGCACCAGAGCGGCGGCTTCCTCGGCGAAGAGGCCGGTGACGAGGTCGCGGACGAAGTCGTGCAGGCCGCCTGA
- the gorA gene encoding glutathione-disulfide reductase: protein MNEYDYLVIGGGSGGVATARRAAEYGARVLLIEGGRLGGTCVNVGCVPKKVMWYAGGIAQTLADAPGYGFTVGQTSFDWATLKHSRDAYIDRLNGIYANMLEKAGVSLVRGFARFVDGRTVEVNGQHYSAEHIVIATGGRPSVPEIPGAVLGITSDGFFTLDHLPARVAVVGSGYIAVELAGVLNALGSKVTMLVRGEQLLRPFDAMVREELMTQMQDDGVNILTSTQARSVERTQSGALRVECDQLDLEVDTLIWAIGREANTDRLDLANAGITAEAGGVIVTDPCQNTSTSGIYAIGDITGRAELTPVAIAAGRKLAARLFKGEADARLDYDNIPTVTFSHPPIGTIGLTEDEARKQHETVKVYTTRFTGMYNAMTEHKPKTAMKLVCAGAEERVVGCHIIGEGADEMLQGFAVAIKMGATKADFDSTVAIHPTSAEELVTMR, encoded by the coding sequence ATGAACGAGTACGACTATCTGGTGATCGGCGGCGGCAGCGGCGGTGTCGCCACTGCGAGACGGGCGGCGGAATATGGCGCACGCGTGCTGCTGATCGAAGGCGGTCGCCTGGGTGGCACCTGCGTGAACGTGGGCTGCGTGCCGAAGAAGGTCATGTGGTACGCCGGCGGCATCGCGCAGACCCTGGCAGACGCACCGGGCTACGGTTTCACCGTTGGCCAGACCTCATTCGACTGGGCCACGCTGAAGCATTCGCGCGACGCCTACATCGACCGCCTCAACGGCATCTACGCCAACATGCTGGAAAAAGCCGGTGTCAGCCTGGTGCGCGGCTTCGCACGCTTTGTCGATGGCCGCACCGTTGAGGTCAATGGTCAGCACTACAGCGCCGAACACATCGTGATCGCCACCGGCGGACGGCCCTCGGTACCCGAGATTCCGGGCGCCGTCCTCGGCATCACCTCGGACGGTTTCTTCACCCTCGACCATCTGCCCGCACGGGTTGCGGTAGTTGGCAGCGGCTACATTGCGGTCGAGCTCGCCGGGGTGCTCAATGCGCTCGGCAGCAAGGTCACCATGCTGGTGCGTGGCGAGCAGCTGTTGCGGCCCTTTGACGCGATGGTGCGTGAAGAGCTGATGACGCAGATGCAGGACGATGGCGTGAACATCCTGACCAGCACCCAGGCACGTTCGGTCGAGCGCACCCAGAGCGGCGCGCTGCGCGTTGAATGCGATCAGCTCGACCTTGAGGTCGATACCCTGATCTGGGCCATCGGCCGCGAGGCCAATACCGACCGGCTCGACCTTGCCAACGCCGGCATTACCGCCGAGGCCGGTGGCGTGATCGTCACCGACCCCTGCCAGAACACGTCCACATCGGGCATCTATGCCATTGGCGACATTACCGGCCGCGCCGAACTGACGCCGGTGGCCATCGCCGCAGGACGCAAGCTCGCGGCCCGCCTGTTCAAGGGTGAAGCCGACGCCAGACTCGACTACGACAACATTCCGACGGTGACCTTCAGCCATCCGCCGATCGGCACCATCGGCCTCACCGAGGACGAGGCGCGCAAGCAACACGAAACGGTCAAGGTCTACACCACCCGCTTCACCGGCATGTACAACGCGATGACCGAGCACAAGCCGAAAACCGCGATGAAGCTGGTGTGCGCCGGCGCAGAGGAGCGCGTGGTCGGCTGCCACATCATCGGCGAAGGCGCGGATGAGATGCTGCAGGGCTTCGCTGTGGCGATCAAGATGGGCGCCACCAAGGCCGACTTCGATTCTACCGTGGCCATCCACCCGACCAGCGCGGAAGAACTGGTGACGATGCGCTGA